A section of the Malania oleifera isolate guangnan ecotype guangnan chromosome 2, ASM2987363v1, whole genome shotgun sequence genome encodes:
- the LOC131147580 gene encoding cysteine-rich repeat secretory protein 38-like, with the protein MSSSTYTLFFYLLSFALFLQVQTILGDDPLYHICSKSGKSFTPNDTYGTNLNKVLDTLAYNAPPTGFANSSAGIKDNQAFGLALCRGDTNSTDCKNCIADARAELHKCCGYNRSAIIWYDYCLLKYSDESFFEKIDEKNMFFMWNIFTLTNSTSFVNTTLHFLRELSRLAVESEKLYYAGEEKLCEYLTMYGYVQCTRDLTAANCAKCLDDAIRDLPKKSANKQGGRTVYASCNIRYEIYSFIKNK; encoded by the coding sequence ATGTCTTCCTCAACCTATACCCTTTTTTTCTATCTCCTCTCCTTTGCTCTCTTCCTCCAAGTCCAAACCATCCTTGGAGATGACCCTCTCTACCACATCTGCTCAAAGTCTGGGAAGTCCTTCACCCCAAATGACACCTATGGCACCAACTTGAATAAGGTCCTAGACACTCTCGCCTACAATGCCCCTCCAACAGGCTTCGCCAACAGCTCAGCAGGCATCAAAGACAACCAAGCCTTCGGCCTCGCCCTCTGCCGTGGTGACACCAACTCCACCGACTGCAAAAACTGCATCGCCGACGCAAGGGCCGAGCTCCACAAATGCTGCGGGTACAACCGAAGCGCGATCATATGGTATGATTACTGTCTTTTGAAGTACTCCGACGAATCGTTCTTCGAGAAGATTGACGAGAAGAACATGTTCTTCATGTGGAACATATTCACCCTCACCAATTCAACTTCGTTTGTCAACACGACTCTTCATTTTCTAAGGGAGCTTTCTCGGCTGGCTGTTGAATCCGAAAAGCTGTATTACGCCGGAGAAGAGAAGCTCTGTGAATATCTAACGATGTATGGGTACGTTCAGTGCACAAGGGACCTTACAGCTGCGAATTGTGCCAAGTGTTTGGATGATGCAATACGTGATCTTCCGAAGAAGAGCGCAAACAAGCAAGGAGGGAGGACTGTTTACGCGAGCTGCAACATAAGATATGAGATTTATTCcttcataaaaaataaatga